In Phaeobacter inhibens DSM 16374, the following proteins share a genomic window:
- a CDS encoding AMP-binding protein gives MFETFIADLRETLLSQPDRPALITSEEVISFGSLAGRVEGILRALDDMPPGLSLIVGHKEPDCIAAMIACAIAGRAFAFADRSTPMDRLEQIASTAGASHILAFGQETLPGGLPVQTLKELPTRTPQLELKTALSEEGTFYVIFTSGSTGTPKGVPISRGNYMALHRWYTPLLGAVRPEGAHVNHASMAFDMGMFDLWPTLSLGRPVHLLNHANNIMPRNNIRHLTRVDMASPASWASTPSLLQLMCTDPQFTAENLPDLRFFVVGGEMLPGALVQELQTRFPQAQVLNGYGPSEATCATHLYPISVADAAADGPMKIGCAVGENRMQIIDADGEDVPAGEEGELVLSGPQVISHYLPQDHPANAALSQESGINTYRTGDLARLDVDGNLILLGRIDRQVKLLGNRIELNEIERIAEGYSAVRKAVCLPQKDAAGRVTGLQLFVEPLAGATCERDGLFAHMGKHLSAQVLPRDLRIVSAFPVTSNGKLDTRILLEGGSDLPTALPPSRAIVASDTGLMAESVK, from the coding sequence ATGTTTGAGACATTTATTGCAGACCTCCGTGAAACCCTGCTCTCGCAACCGGACCGTCCTGCATTGATCACCTCTGAGGAGGTGATCAGTTTTGGCAGCTTGGCTGGCCGGGTTGAAGGCATCCTGCGCGCGCTCGACGATATGCCGCCGGGGCTCAGCCTGATTGTCGGCCATAAGGAACCGGATTGCATTGCCGCGATGATTGCCTGCGCCATTGCTGGGCGCGCTTTTGCCTTTGCCGACCGCTCCACGCCGATGGACCGTTTGGAGCAGATCGCCAGCACCGCCGGGGCCAGTCATATTTTGGCCTTTGGCCAGGAAACCCTGCCAGGTGGTTTGCCGGTCCAGACGTTAAAGGAACTGCCGACACGCACGCCTCAGCTGGAATTGAAAACCGCGCTCTCTGAGGAGGGAACCTTCTATGTGATTTTCACCTCCGGCAGTACCGGCACGCCAAAGGGGGTGCCGATTTCACGGGGCAACTATATGGCGCTGCACCGTTGGTATACGCCGCTACTGGGGGCTGTCAGGCCAGAGGGCGCGCATGTGAACCATGCCAGCATGGCCTTTGACATGGGCATGTTTGATCTCTGGCCAACCCTGTCTCTTGGGCGTCCTGTGCATTTGCTCAACCATGCAAACAACATTATGCCCCGCAACAACATCCGTCATCTGACCCGCGTTGATATGGCATCTCCGGCGTCTTGGGCGTCGACTCCTTCGCTGTTGCAATTGATGTGCACGGACCCGCAGTTCACCGCTGAAAACCTGCCGGATCTGCGCTTTTTCGTGGTCGGCGGTGAGATGTTGCCGGGTGCGCTGGTTCAGGAACTACAGACCCGCTTTCCGCAGGCTCAGGTACTGAATGGCTATGGCCCGTCCGAGGCCACTTGTGCGACCCATCTCTACCCGATCAGCGTCGCAGATGCTGCTGCAGATGGCCCGATGAAAATCGGCTGCGCGGTTGGGGAAAATCGGATGCAGATCATCGACGCAGACGGTGAAGATGTTCCCGCAGGGGAGGAAGGCGAGCTGGTCTTGTCCGGCCCGCAGGTTATCAGCCACTATTTGCCGCAGGATCATCCCGCCAATGCAGCGCTTAGCCAAGAAAGCGGCATCAATACTTATCGCACAGGTGATCTCGCCCGTCTTGATGTGGATGGAAATCTGATCTTGTTGGGCCGGATCGACCGGCAGGTCAAACTTCTGGGCAACCGGATAGAATTGAACGAAATCGAGCGTATCGCCGAAGGCTACTCAGCTGTACGCAAAGCTGTCTGCCTGCCGCAAAAAGACGCCGCCGGCCGCGTCACCGGGTTGCAGCTCTTTGTAGAGCCTCTGGCCGGGGCCACCTGTGAACGGGATGGCTTGTTTGCCCATATGGGCAAACATCTCTCTGCGCAGGTGCTACCGCGTGATCTGCGGATTGTGTCGGCTTTTCCAGTGACCAGCAATGGCAAGCTGGACACGCGCATCCTGCTTGAGGGCGGATCGGATCTGCCGACAGCACTGCCCCCCTCGCGCGCCATCGTGGCATCTGACACTGGTTTGATGGCGGAGTCTGTGAAATGA
- a CDS encoding cytochrome P450 — MTRKEIPIFDANSTMFQNIGLLKVAETATRQHGDIVAIRVSDTRDLYIAGSPECFHYWRGHQGHFQTDLGDIASNQAITRMLLGDELQDPRWSDVWVLTANRMSAIARDFDGWLETALADATRTLITELPQDGTAADLRDICRDWSIRAVCPAIFGADLDVAEIAQGVADVEGFYFAMSTKDTAETADHENLPEFKAARGFLDKAITTALDNSTPSDPNLIAQIATVIPQDVSEADRLNLLRPTVGHVITEKLNIGGLSLLWTLVQLAQDPQLAADISAECHGNDPLTMRDADSPLALSTVKEGLRLFPELPFIYRITSEEVPIGDYVIPSGATVVFAPWLVHRDPRFWESPKRFQGDRFLDEAQHRAHYYPFGVGARIRSRANFMLHQLTLAARSICAVHSLALSPDCPRGNIRPLLRSALIPRGAVPVVFAPRDASAMAADDQSLADAAQ; from the coding sequence ATGACCCGTAAGGAGATTCCGATCTTCGATGCCAATTCAACCATGTTTCAGAACATTGGTTTGTTGAAAGTGGCAGAAACCGCGACCCGGCAGCATGGCGATATCGTGGCCATTCGTGTCAGCGACACCCGTGATCTCTATATCGCGGGCAGCCCTGAGTGTTTTCACTACTGGCGCGGCCACCAGGGGCATTTTCAGACCGACCTTGGTGATATTGCCAGCAATCAGGCCATCACACGCATGTTGCTGGGCGATGAGCTGCAGGATCCCCGCTGGAGCGATGTGTGGGTGCTTACGGCCAACCGCATGTCGGCGATTGCGCGGGACTTTGATGGCTGGCTAGAAACCGCCCTTGCAGACGCGACCCGCACATTGATCACCGAACTGCCGCAGGATGGTACCGCGGCGGATCTACGCGATATCTGTCGTGACTGGTCTATCCGCGCGGTGTGCCCAGCCATTTTCGGCGCTGATCTGGATGTGGCTGAGATCGCGCAGGGGGTTGCCGATGTCGAAGGCTTCTATTTCGCCATGAGCACAAAGGACACCGCCGAGACCGCCGACCATGAAAATCTGCCCGAGTTTAAGGCCGCACGCGGCTTTCTGGACAAGGCCATCACAACCGCTTTGGACAACAGCACACCGTCTGATCCTAATCTAATCGCCCAGATCGCAACGGTCATTCCGCAGGACGTGTCCGAGGCAGATCGGCTCAATCTGTTGCGGCCAACCGTGGGCCATGTGATCACCGAAAAGCTGAACATTGGCGGTTTGAGCCTGTTGTGGACCTTGGTGCAACTTGCCCAGGATCCACAGCTGGCCGCAGACATCAGTGCGGAATGTCACGGCAATGATCCATTGACGATGCGGGATGCCGACAGCCCTCTGGCGCTGTCCACGGTAAAGGAAGGGCTGAGATTGTTCCCGGAGTTGCCGTTTATTTACCGTATCACCAGCGAAGAGGTCCCCATTGGCGACTATGTGATCCCCTCCGGGGCGACGGTTGTCTTCGCGCCATGGCTGGTGCACCGCGACCCGCGGTTCTGGGAGTCCCCTAAACGTTTTCAAGGGGATCGCTTCCTTGATGAAGCACAGCACCGTGCCCACTACTATCCCTTCGGCGTTGGCGCCCGCATTCGCTCGCGTGCCAATTTCATGCTGCATCAGCTGACCTTGGCCGCGCGATCCATCTGCGCGGTGCACAGTCTGGCACTCTCGCCCGATTGTCCCCGTGGCAACATTCGCCCGCTGCTGCGCTCGGCGCTTATTCCGCGCGGTGCCGTTCCGGTGGTCTTTGCTCCGCGTGACGCATCAGCAATGGCTGCGGACGATCAATCACTCGCTGATGCCGCTCAATGA
- a CDS encoding AMP-binding protein, whose product MTCSAVATSDSTEAHARLREIFAAFEGDSRPAYCVAGAELSFAALFDHARALGQRLHEQTSGGRHKPVLIHGHKDIRYPIAYWACLLAGRTLIPVEPETPASRIKQIAETCGASTLLIAAPGGTDLSGVLSSTSLAMVPVPDPLGPIPEGLRAASQTDVVKDQDLAYLMFSSGTLGQPKGIGITYANLVDFIDWLDVLYPENAEMTGVSGVIRHCFDVSLFELWMSWTRRLPLVALDHADFANSTAYINRLAEQGTSLWVSTPSITRLFLTNRRFNAGQLPKLRNFVFCGEVLTKKIVTALFERFPGCRITNTYGPTECTVAVTSVDITEQHLQADQDLPIGAARPGTGLEVAALADDLPGGELLIRGASVGAGYVGLPEKTKAAFPEAGLYRTGDRACLAKDGLWYFAGRIDREVKIQGVRINLNDVETHLRNLPGVEDAVVEPQMLRGVPHALSAYVLGVRALADLQHLPATLAAELPPYLVPRYWYADFPAGLNQNSKFDRARLANAAADARLRHIHMPSSVAKIAQEEPA is encoded by the coding sequence ATGACGTGTTCCGCTGTCGCGACATCTGACAGCACAGAGGCGCACGCACGGCTGCGAGAGATCTTTGCCGCCTTTGAGGGGGACAGCCGACCGGCCTATTGTGTCGCCGGGGCCGAGTTGAGCTTTGCGGCTCTCTTTGATCACGCCCGCGCCCTTGGTCAGCGGTTACATGAACAGACCAGCGGTGGCCGTCACAAGCCGGTTCTGATTCATGGCCACAAGGATATTCGCTATCCCATAGCCTACTGGGCCTGCCTGCTGGCCGGGCGCACCCTGATCCCGGTTGAGCCGGAAACGCCTGCGTCGCGCATTAAGCAGATTGCCGAAACCTGTGGAGCCTCCACACTGCTAATCGCAGCGCCTGGCGGGACCGATCTGTCGGGGGTTCTGTCGTCAACCTCACTTGCAATGGTGCCGGTGCCGGATCCACTTGGCCCAATCCCTGAGGGGCTGCGGGCCGCATCACAGACCGATGTCGTCAAGGACCAGGATCTGGCCTACTTGATGTTCTCTTCCGGCACGTTGGGGCAGCCCAAAGGCATCGGCATCACCTATGCCAATCTTGTGGACTTTATCGACTGGCTAGATGTGCTCTACCCAGAAAATGCCGAGATGACTGGTGTCTCTGGCGTGATCCGCCATTGCTTTGATGTGTCCTTGTTTGAGCTGTGGATGTCGTGGACACGTCGCCTCCCTCTGGTTGCGTTGGATCATGCGGATTTTGCCAATTCGACGGCTTATATCAACCGTTTGGCAGAGCAGGGCACCAGCCTTTGGGTCTCAACCCCGTCTATTACGCGCCTGTTTCTCACAAACCGCCGGTTCAACGCCGGTCAGCTGCCAAAACTACGTAACTTTGTGTTCTGCGGCGAGGTTCTGACCAAGAAAATTGTCACTGCGCTGTTTGAGCGGTTTCCCGGATGCCGGATTACCAACACCTATGGCCCGACCGAATGTACGGTTGCCGTCACATCTGTGGATATCACCGAGCAGCATTTGCAAGCCGATCAGGATCTGCCCATTGGTGCTGCCCGGCCGGGAACCGGATTGGAGGTTGCGGCATTGGCTGACGACCTTCCGGGAGGTGAACTTCTGATCCGGGGCGCCAGTGTTGGCGCAGGTTATGTCGGTTTGCCGGAAAAAACCAAAGCGGCCTTTCCCGAAGCCGGACTTTACCGAACCGGGGACCGTGCATGTCTGGCCAAGGACGGACTGTGGTACTTCGCAGGGCGTATCGACCGAGAGGTCAAAATCCAAGGCGTCCGCATCAACCTCAATGATGTGGAAACCCATCTGCGCAATCTGCCAGGGGTGGAGGATGCCGTGGTCGAACCGCAGATGCTGCGCGGCGTGCCACACGCTTTGTCGGCCTATGTGCTGGGGGTGCGTGCGCTTGCGGATCTACAGCACCTGCCGGCGACCCTTGCGGCGGAATTACCGCCCTATTTGGTGCCGCGATATTGGTATGCGGATTTCCCCGCGGGCCTGAACCAGAATTCCAAATTTGATCGTGCAAGACTGGCAAACGCGGCAGCAGATGCCCGCCTGCGCCATATCCATATGCCATCTAGCGTTGCCAAAATCGCACAGGAGGAACCCGCATGA
- a CDS encoding acyl carrier protein: protein MQNIEQIITDALIELLDMPDNSQITAQSRLQEDLGVDSGLLLELFMAVEESLPQAVLDPAIMKPEDITTVGSFVGMVRDSMVEEAPA, encoded by the coding sequence ATGCAAAATATCGAACAGATCATCACCGATGCGCTTATCGAGCTTCTGGATATGCCTGACAACAGCCAGATCACGGCCCAAAGCCGTCTGCAAGAGGATCTCGGTGTCGACAGTGGTTTGCTGCTGGAGCTGTTTATGGCAGTCGAAGAAAGCCTGCCGCAGGCGGTTCTGGATCCGGCGATCATGAAGCCAGAGGATATCACCACGGTCGGCAGCTTTGTCGGAATGGTTCGCGACAGCATGGTCGAAGAGGCACCGGCATGA
- a CDS encoding class I adenylate-forming enzyme family protein, producing the protein MLSKHNLLTNFLEQAASDYPHSTAAEDSTRQLTFSEMRDRAQRVAQLLKQQGVARGDHVVLCMSNSVGFCVAFWATLYAGAAVVPLNTDTKAAKLAFVLGDCAATAVIHDDDQSAKITQSLQDAGSDAAMISFGAETAFSAALDGAGDMPQQAPATVLDQDLAAIIYTSGSTGNPKGVMLSHLNMTSAARSVAEYLGYQATDRIFCAIPMTFDYGLHQLTMATLTGACLLVEPSFARPLFALQRLAKSGATVFPVVPTMVPLIAPLAARYDFSAVRSISSTAAALHAPFIDQLEVIFPNATVFSMYGLTECHRCTYLNPAELTRRRTSVGKAIPNTELWVVDADGNSHRRNATGELVIRGATVMKGYLNNPEKTAEKLRPGPIPGEQVLYTGDTCRLDEDGFVYFISRSDDILKVAGEKVAPSEVETALIAHPDVNEVCALGVDHPVYGQQCCAVVSGPDASSPDSARALKTWCADRLEAHVVPARILVVEALARNGNGKIDRHLLREWLDAGTSSGNQSDAVSRSHADPVPS; encoded by the coding sequence ATGCTCTCTAAGCATAATCTCCTGACAAATTTTCTTGAGCAAGCAGCGTCTGATTATCCGCACTCGACCGCAGCGGAAGACAGCACCAGACAACTGACATTTTCCGAAATGCGCGACCGCGCCCAGCGCGTGGCGCAACTGCTGAAACAACAGGGCGTTGCGCGCGGCGATCATGTGGTTCTCTGCATGAGCAATTCTGTCGGTTTCTGTGTGGCCTTCTGGGCCACGCTCTACGCTGGTGCCGCTGTAGTTCCGCTCAATACGGACACAAAGGCCGCCAAACTCGCCTTTGTCCTTGGCGATTGTGCGGCAACAGCGGTGATCCACGATGACGACCAGTCCGCAAAGATCACCCAATCCCTGCAAGATGCAGGTTCCGATGCTGCCATGATCAGTTTCGGCGCCGAGACTGCATTCTCTGCCGCGCTGGATGGTGCGGGCGACATGCCTCAACAGGCCCCTGCAACAGTGTTGGACCAGGATCTGGCCGCCATCATCTACACCTCCGGGTCCACCGGAAACCCCAAGGGCGTGATGCTGTCGCATCTCAATATGACCAGTGCTGCCCGTTCGGTGGCTGAGTATCTTGGTTATCAGGCCACGGATCGCATCTTTTGCGCCATCCCGATGACCTTTGATTACGGGCTGCATCAGCTGACCATGGCGACGCTCACAGGTGCCTGCCTGCTGGTAGAGCCCTCCTTTGCACGGCCGCTCTTTGCGCTCCAACGCCTGGCCAAAAGTGGCGCAACCGTATTCCCGGTGGTGCCGACAATGGTGCCCCTGATTGCGCCACTTGCGGCGCGGTATGATTTCTCTGCTGTTCGCAGCATCTCCAGCACGGCAGCGGCCCTCCATGCGCCGTTCATCGACCAGCTTGAGGTGATTTTTCCAAATGCCACGGTGTTCTCCATGTATGGCCTCACCGAATGCCACCGCTGCACCTACCTTAACCCCGCGGAACTGACGCGTCGCCGAACCAGCGTGGGCAAGGCCATCCCGAACACCGAACTTTGGGTCGTGGACGCTGATGGGAACTCGCATCGGCGCAATGCCACCGGAGAATTGGTTATTCGCGGCGCGACCGTGATGAAGGGCTATCTCAATAACCCTGAAAAGACGGCCGAAAAGCTGCGTCCGGGACCGATCCCGGGCGAGCAGGTGCTCTATACCGGTGATACCTGCCGGCTGGATGAGGACGGCTTTGTCTACTTTATCAGCCGCTCAGACGACATCCTCAAAGTCGCCGGCGAAAAGGTCGCCCCCAGCGAGGTCGAAACCGCTCTTATCGCCCATCCTGATGTCAACGAAGTTTGTGCGCTGGGCGTAGATCACCCGGTCTATGGCCAACAATGTTGCGCTGTTGTGAGCGGGCCGGATGCGTCCTCGCCTGACAGTGCGCGTGCTTTGAAAACATGGTGCGCTGACCGGTTGGAGGCGCATGTGGTGCCCGCGCGCATTCTGGTCGTCGAGGCATTGGCCCGCAACGGCAATGGCAAGATCGATCGCCATCTGCTGCGTGAATGGCTGGATGCGGGCACCTCGTCCGGAAACCAATCTGATGCCGTCAGCCGGTCCCACGCTGATCCTGTCCCATCCTGA
- a CDS encoding acyl-CoA dehydrogenase family protein, with protein MTDLFPNTDLRLIDEIATTAGTPFYLYDASVLRGRLDALRAALPQVDFFYSLKSNPNLSVTRVLHGHGAGCEVSSLLELETSLQAGATPQRILMVGPGKSETELTRAIELGIKAIVVESAYELTQIDALARQLGRVQNIALRVNPDFHAGGAKLNMSGRPTQFGIDQSGLSEVLKQAESCAHLRLCGLHAYMGTRILTHETVVANVRNILNLATEVISSLKAPLDFVDVGGGFGIPYYDGETELDLNALGQAVTPLVQSFGATHPKTRVVIELGRYFSGPSGQFVTRVQQTKSSKGEHFAVCDGGSNVHVAAAGQGFLRKNFPIRLLRDGKAEIDDEAAQPWTLTGPLCTPQDVIGKSVLMATPQVGDLISIGQSGAYGPTASPVNFLGFGAPAEVMIDGTELRLVRSRDTVEARLAVQQPSDLRLAAHANPSTGHAPAALADLYSSAPGNGLEGTPFSDPCLERLTGLQTLFRETGARLDRDPESWTALWENPTVRALTTIGVPEKFNGFPLRDSGLGISDCPYGLHVAMVERLARFDANCILSLPGPSLSGGAVLATGTDAQIARFFDGYRFGPQGTFFAVTEPDAGSDASNGRSTLGLKDGKLVLNGVKTLVGGIARAEIGLFFAHIEETGRMGLVMIAPSDAPDCVKIERLGTNGLRGADLCQMTLTDFPVTQDMILGSGGRSLRDGFMAINGVFERNRPMVAAMALGSGRGLIELMLEDPTRLPAYQDLLASHTALLVQLVKVIRAQENRRPKVQDISKVKMQAVSFVDQVVRRITDQDPMRFLQDAELRRRCRDVKAFEYMEGTSNIHLLNAYRSYTAGVDQ; from the coding sequence ATGACTGATTTGTTCCCAAACACCGACCTGCGCCTGATCGACGAGATTGCGACAACCGCGGGGACGCCGTTCTACCTCTATGATGCCTCGGTGCTGCGGGGGCGATTGGATGCGCTGCGCGCAGCCCTCCCGCAGGTGGATTTCTTCTACTCGCTCAAGTCCAACCCGAACCTTTCGGTGACGCGGGTGTTGCATGGCCATGGGGCTGGCTGCGAAGTGTCCTCTCTGCTGGAGCTGGAAACGAGCCTTCAGGCCGGTGCCACCCCTCAACGCATCTTGATGGTGGGCCCCGGCAAATCCGAGACAGAGCTGACGCGCGCCATTGAATTGGGGATCAAGGCGATCGTGGTCGAGTCCGCCTACGAGCTGACTCAAATTGATGCCTTGGCGCGCCAGCTGGGTCGTGTCCAGAATATCGCGCTGAGGGTCAACCCAGACTTTCACGCAGGCGGTGCGAAGTTGAACATGAGCGGTCGCCCAACCCAATTTGGTATCGACCAATCCGGGCTGTCCGAAGTGCTGAAGCAGGCAGAGAGCTGCGCTCATCTGCGGCTGTGCGGTCTGCATGCCTATATGGGCACTCGTATCCTGACCCACGAAACTGTTGTCGCCAATGTGCGCAACATTCTCAACCTGGCGACTGAGGTCATATCAAGCCTCAAGGCCCCCCTCGATTTTGTCGACGTTGGTGGTGGATTTGGTATCCCCTATTACGACGGTGAGACAGAGCTGGATCTGAACGCTCTTGGTCAGGCGGTCACGCCACTTGTCCAGAGCTTTGGCGCCACACATCCAAAGACCCGTGTTGTGATAGAACTAGGGCGCTATTTCTCTGGTCCGTCCGGGCAGTTTGTGACCCGTGTACAGCAGACCAAGAGCAGCAAGGGCGAGCATTTTGCCGTCTGCGATGGTGGCTCCAACGTCCATGTCGCTGCGGCTGGTCAGGGCTTTCTGCGCAAGAATTTCCCAATCCGCTTGTTGCGTGACGGCAAGGCAGAGATCGACGACGAGGCGGCGCAGCCCTGGACCCTGACCGGCCCGCTGTGCACGCCGCAGGACGTGATCGGTAAATCTGTCCTGATGGCAACACCGCAGGTGGGCGATCTGATTTCCATCGGGCAATCCGGCGCTTATGGACCAACGGCTTCACCGGTCAATTTCCTCGGCTTCGGCGCCCCCGCAGAAGTCATGATCGACGGCACAGAGCTGCGGCTCGTTCGGTCCCGCGACACGGTAGAGGCGCGCCTGGCAGTGCAGCAGCCATCTGACCTGCGGCTGGCCGCCCACGCCAATCCCAGCACTGGCCACGCTCCCGCGGCGCTGGCCGATCTTTATTCCTCGGCACCCGGAAATGGGCTGGAGGGAACACCGTTTTCAGACCCCTGCCTGGAGCGACTGACCGGCTTGCAGACGCTATTTCGCGAAACCGGTGCCCGTCTGGACCGCGACCCCGAAAGCTGGACCGCACTGTGGGAGAACCCAACAGTGCGTGCGCTGACCACCATCGGTGTGCCTGAGAAATTCAACGGCTTCCCATTGCGTGACAGTGGCCTTGGCATTTCAGATTGCCCCTATGGTCTGCATGTCGCCATGGTCGAACGTCTGGCACGGTTTGACGCCAACTGCATATTGTCGCTACCGGGGCCATCGCTGTCCGGTGGCGCGGTGCTGGCAACAGGCACCGACGCACAGATTGCGCGGTTCTTTGACGGATACCGCTTTGGCCCGCAGGGGACATTCTTTGCGGTGACAGAACCGGATGCTGGATCCGATGCCTCTAACGGGCGCAGTACGCTGGGCCTGAAAGATGGAAAACTTGTCCTGAATGGTGTCAAAACATTGGTTGGCGGCATTGCCCGCGCCGAAATTGGCCTGTTCTTCGCGCATATCGAGGAAACCGGTCGCATGGGGCTGGTGATGATTGCACCATCTGATGCGCCCGACTGCGTGAAAATCGAACGGCTTGGCACCAATGGTCTGCGCGGGGCGGATCTCTGCCAGATGACCTTGACCGACTTCCCGGTGACGCAGGACATGATCCTTGGCAGCGGAGGACGATCGCTGCGGGATGGCTTTATGGCCATCAACGGTGTCTTTGAACGCAACCGCCCCATGGTTGCCGCGATGGCGCTGGGATCAGGGCGCGGCCTTATTGAGTTGATGTTGGAAGATCCGACACGGCTCCCGGCATATCAGGACTTGTTGGCCAGCCACACTGCGCTGTTGGTGCAACTGGTTAAGGTGATCCGTGCGCAGGAAAACCGCCGCCCCAAGGTTCAGGATATCAGCAAGGTCAAAATGCAGGCCGTGAGCTTTGTCGATCAGGTGGTGCGCCGGATCACGGATCAGGACCCGATGCGCTTTTTGCAGGATGCCGAACTGCGGCGGCGATGCCGGGACGTGAAGGCCTTTGAGTATATGGAGGGCACCAGCAACATCCATCTATTGAACGCCTACCGGTCTTATACCGCAGGGGTGGATCAATGA
- a CDS encoding 3-oxoacyl-[acyl-carrier-protein] synthase III C-terminal domain-containing protein gives MLHIVDFELDYPERTEFLEEISEDLSLSRNQRRMFSRFFGFEAFHYDEQAPLAQMTSGAVDRLLARNPRSAAALSHVSHCHTLPAITQCDGESSSILAPFAEQGLEVFSATMNHCATGLSMLSAMDQLLGDADTGLVLIAEKAFHPDVRLIKNTTIMGECAAAVLVRREASRLRVVDSHTQHETRFWQNTGHLDEPYLEGFEDMYLDFACNTLTNALKRFGLGMEDVRFILPHNVNMASWIMIAQILGFDRHKVCLSTIARFGHCFGADPFINLMQLIKDDQLVAGDRLLLFSIGLGATATCTLVQVN, from the coding sequence ATGCTGCATATCGTTGATTTTGAACTGGATTACCCTGAGCGGACGGAGTTCCTGGAAGAGATTTCCGAGGATCTTTCGTTAAGCCGGAACCAGCGGCGCATGTTTTCGCGCTTCTTTGGTTTTGAGGCGTTTCACTACGATGAACAGGCCCCATTGGCGCAGATGACTTCAGGTGCGGTGGACAGGCTGCTGGCGCGCAATCCACGCAGTGCCGCCGCACTTAGCCATGTATCCCATTGCCATACCCTGCCGGCAATCACCCAGTGCGATGGCGAAAGCTCTTCGATCCTTGCGCCATTTGCCGAACAGGGGCTGGAGGTGTTCAGCGCCACTATGAACCATTGTGCAACGGGATTGTCGATGTTGTCGGCAATGGATCAATTGCTGGGCGATGCAGATACCGGGCTTGTCCTGATCGCTGAAAAAGCTTTCCACCCTGATGTGCGGTTGATCAAGAACACCACGATTATGGGCGAATGCGCGGCGGCGGTTCTTGTGCGGCGCGAGGCCAGCCGCCTGCGGGTTGTCGACAGTCACACCCAGCACGAAACGCGGTTCTGGCAGAACACCGGACATCTTGATGAACCCTATCTTGAGGGGTTCGAAGACATGTATCTCGATTTTGCGTGCAACACCCTGACCAACGCGCTGAAGCGGTTCGGCCTTGGGATGGAGGATGTGCGTTTTATTCTGCCGCATAACGTCAACATGGCGTCCTGGATCATGATTGCTCAGATCCTTGGATTTGACCGCCACAAGGTCTGCCTCTCGACGATTGCGCGCTTTGGGCACTGCTTTGGTGCCGACCCGTTCATCAATCTGATGCAGCTCATCAAGGACGACCAGCTGGTAGCTGGCGACCGGCTGCTTCTGTTCAGCATCGGCCTGGGCGCTACGGCGACCTGCACATTGGTTCAGGTCAACTGA
- a CDS encoding alpha/beta hydrolase, producing MLYELALPGLLAQGGYRWLRAVRRSAPQEPALRLRTARSRLRRLEIDLLDRLSPTLAARLLLRRFHQNQSETPTPIPTNHDQQLITASDAFHCAGIYVRQFGPTTGPRVLLVHGWNADGRMMLPLAQDLADRGFRVDVPDLPGTGKSRGAVRSFVAVARRLKKIGPQDQPYEVLIGHSAGGLIAMIALGMGLKARRLVTLSTPSSLDRLMELYLRFTGQPAKTGAALMRGYAKTCGRELAEIGPVECRKTTLPMLVIHAQHDWQVPPAEAQRICAARDGLMPIYLRNCNHRSVLHHPELLGLMERFCHETSNAGSR from the coding sequence ATGCTGTATGAACTCGCCTTGCCCGGTTTGCTTGCACAAGGCGGTTATCGCTGGCTCCGCGCAGTGCGGCGGTCTGCGCCGCAGGAACCAGCGTTGCGGTTGCGAACCGCGCGGTCCCGGCTGCGGCGGCTGGAGATAGACCTGCTGGATCGTCTGTCACCAACATTGGCGGCGCGGTTGTTATTACGGCGGTTTCATCAAAATCAATCAGAAACGCCGACACCGATCCCAACGAACCACGACCAGCAGTTGATCACCGCCAGCGATGCCTTTCACTGTGCAGGCATCTACGTTCGACAGTTTGGTCCCACAACCGGGCCACGTGTGCTGCTGGTTCACGGCTGGAACGCAGACGGACGCATGATGCTGCCACTGGCGCAGGATCTGGCCGATCGTGGTTTTCGCGTCGATGTGCCGGATCTGCCCGGCACCGGAAAATCGCGCGGCGCTGTGCGCAGCTTTGTGGCTGTCGCGCGGCGCCTTAAGAAAATAGGCCCGCAGGATCAGCCGTATGAGGTGCTGATTGGACATTCAGCTGGTGGTCTGATTGCGATGATCGCACTGGGGATGGGGCTCAAGGCGCGCCGATTGGTCACCCTTTCGACACCATCTTCACTGGACCGCCTCATGGAGCTCTACCTGCGCTTCACCGGACAGCCCGCCAAAACCGGCGCTGCCCTGATGCGCGGATATGCAAAAACCTGCGGCAGAGAGCTGGCAGAGATCGGACCGGTCGAATGCAGGAAAACAACCTTGCCGATGTTGGTGATCCACGCACAGCACGACTGGCAGGTGCCCCCAGCCGAGGCGCAGCGCATCTGTGCCGCACGCGACGGGCTCATGCCAATTTACTTGCGCAACTGCAATCACAGATCTGTGCTGCACCATCCAGAGCTGCTCGGCCTGATGGAGCGGTTCTGTCATGAAACGTCGAACGCGGGGAGCCGGTGA